One region of Archocentrus centrarchus isolate MPI-CPG fArcCen1 chromosome 6, fArcCen1, whole genome shotgun sequence genomic DNA includes:
- the ppp6r3 gene encoding serine/threonine-protein phosphatase 6 regulatory subunit 3 isoform X8 has protein sequence MFWKFDLHTTSHIDTLLEKEDVTLTEVMDEDDVLQECKAQNHKLVDFLLRPQCMEDLVTYITQEPCTDVEEKVKYKYPNISCELLTSDVSQINDRLGEDEKLLLKLYSFLQNEPPLNPLLASFFSKVLSILIGRKPEQIVDFLRKQEDFVDLMIKHIGTSAIMDLLLRMLTCIEPQQLRQDVLNWLNEEKVIQRLVEMIQPSQDEDRHSNASQSLCEIIRLSRDQMFQVQGSSEPDPLLATLEKQETVEQLLSNIFDKEKNESAIVSVIQILLTLFETRRPAFEGHVECPPGMSHPSFSVNHSILEAVRPRLKDFHQLLLEPPKKTMMKTTWGVLDPPVGNTRLNVVRLVASLLQSNTHSINAELINLNTLGVILDMYFKYIWNNFLHIQVEICTAMILAMPPAPTDTQPDTESERVRESILIKHLFQKCQFIQRILDAWSSNENEQAEGGRRRGYMGHLTRIANSIVHNCDKGPNGPQIQQLISELPAEDREKWEAFISGQLADTNKRNTVDLVNTHHIHSSSDDEVDFKDSGFHQDSSLQQMQQMTSNFIEQFGFNDEEFADQDDVVDIPFDRISDINFSLNTNESANIALFEARCKEKIQQFEDAGSDEDDIWDEKDVTFAPEAQRRPSSGSTDSEESTDSEDDDAKRDPFETSNPSNDDRMEVDTGPVWTANFDDIPMDTGTSTAPTSNPNNPAASSPLSSTSPEAAWSSSPTATSNSETGWADFSNFTPVSPKDPLRCNSPVAMETSIETMDPLGVNAPMQPEDCDGWLGTSGAAPAATSPRDCGSSKTEEEVSCSEHRSITETVINGSMKETVSLTVDAKTETAVFKRVLKSYRDEEKIASSEKYSVVEYVESERAGINSSATACCPKTGSEKCRVELPNGPLEEMSPTEEAKLDRSSVSSEPAVNGPA, from the exons ATGTTTTGGAAATTTGACCTCCACACCACATCCCACATTGACACTCTGCTGGAGAAGGAGGATGTGACGCTTACAGAGGTCATGGATGAAGATGATGTCCTGCAGGAGTGCAAGGCCCAGAATCACAAACTTGTGGACTTCCTGCTGAGACCACAGTGTATGGAGGACCTGGTTACCTACATCACACAGGAACCCTGTACTGATGTTGAGGAGAAGGTGAAATACAA GTATCCCAACATATCATGTGAGCTGCTTACATCAGATGTGAGCCAGATCAATGACAGACTAGGAGAAGATGAAAAACTGCTGTTGAAATTGTACAGTTTCCTCCAAAATGAGCCACCCCTCAACCCCCTCCTGGCCAGCTTCTTCTCCAAAGTTCTTTCTATTCTTATAGGACGAAAGCCTGAACag atAGTTGATTTTCTGAGGAAGCAAGAAGACTTTGTAGATTTGATGATCAAACACATTGGGACCTCTGCAATCATGGACCTGCTGCTCAGAATGCTCACCTGCATCGAACCACAGCAGCTACGTCAAGATGTTCTTAAT TGGCTGAATGAGGAGAAAGTGATTCAGAGACTGGTGGAGATGATACAACCTTCTCAAGATGAAGAT AGACACTCCAATGCATCCCAGTCACTGTGTGAGATCAtcagactgagcagagaccaGATGTTTCAGGTCCAGGGCTCTTCAGAGCCTGATCCTCTTCTGGCCACACTTGAAAA GCAGGAGACAGTAGAGCAGCTACTTTCTAATATCTTCGACAAGGAAAAGAATGAGTCTGCAATTGTCAGCGTTATCCAGATTCTACTCACCTTGTTTGAGACGAGGAGACCAGC GTTTGAGGGTCACGTTGAGTGCCCCCCTGGGATGTCCCACCCATCTTTCTCAGTTAACCACAGCATCCTGGAGGCTGTAAGACCTAGACTCAAAGACTTTCACCAGCTGCTACTGGAACCTCCAAAG AAGACTATGATGAAGACAACATGGGGGGTTCTGGACCCTCCAGTGGGAAACACCAGGCTGAATGTGGTCAGACTGGTggccagtctgttgcagagcaacacacacagcatcaaTGCAGAACTAATTAACCTCAACACACTGGGAGTTATATTA GATATGTATTTCAAATACATCTGGAACAACTTCCTCCACATTCAGGTGGAAATCTGCACAGCCATGATACTGGCTATGCCTCCTGCCCCCACAGACACCCAACCAGACACAGAGTCGGAACGTGTGAGGGAAAGCATCCTTATTAAACAT CTGTTTCAAAAGTGCCAGTTTATACAGAGAATCCTCGATGCCTGGAGCTCCAATGAGAACGAACA GGCAGAAGGTGGTCGGCGACGAGGCTACATGGGTCACCTCACCAGAATAGCCAACTCTATAGTTCATAACTGTGACAAAGGCCCTAATGGACCGCAAATACAACAGCTCATCTCTG AGCTCCCAGCAGAGGATAGAGAGAAATGGGAAGCTTTTATTTCTGGGCAGCTGGCtgacacaaacaaaagaaacactgtCGACTTG GTAAATACACACCACATCCATTCTTCCAGTGATGATGAGGTGGACTTTAAAGACAGTGGTTTTCACCAAGACTCGTCTCTTCAACAA ATGCAACAAATGACGTCCAATTTTATTGAGCAGTTCGGCTTCAATGACGAAGAGTTTGCTGATCAGGACGATGTTGTGGA TATTCCCTTTGATAGAATATCAGACATCAATTTTTCACTGAATACAAATGAAAGT GCAAATATTGCTCTGTTTGAGGCACGCTGTAAGGAGAAAATCCAGCAGTTTGAAGATGCTGGTTCAGATGAAGATGATATCTGGGATGAAAAAGATGTCACCTTTGCCCCAGAGGCACAGAGACGCCCCAG TTCGGGCAGCACAGACAGTGAGGAGAGCACAGACTCCGAGGACGACGATGCGAAGAGGGATCCATTTGAAACTTCCAACCCCAGCAACGATGACAGAATGGAAGTTGACACAG gcCCAGTGtggacagcaaattttgatgaCATCCCCATGGACACAGGTACATCCACAGCTCCAACCTCCAACCCCAataatccagctgcatcctctCCCTTGTCCTCCACCTCTCCTGAAGCAGCATGGAGCTCCTCTCCTACTGCTACCTCAAACTCAGAAACGGGCTGGGCTGATTTCTCAAACTTCACTCCTGTCAG CCCCAAAGACCCTCTGAGGTGTAACTCCCCTGTTGCTATGGAAACCAGCATAGAGACGATGGACCCTTTAGGGGTTAACGCACCCATGCAGCCTGAAG ACTGTGATGGCTGGTTGGGCACAAGTGGGGCTGCTCCAGCTGCCACTTCACCAAGGGACTGTGGGAGCTCAAAGACGGAGGAGGAAGTATCTTGTTCTGAGCACCGCAGCATCACAGAGACGGTCATCAACGGCTCCATGAAAGAAACAGTCAGTCTCACTGTTGATGCCAAGACTGAGACCGCCGTTTTCAAGAG AGTGTTGAAATCTTATCG TGATGAAGAGAAGATTGCTTCTTCAGAGAAATACTCAGTAGTGGAGTATGTGGAGTCGGAGAGAGCGGGCATCAACAGCTCAGCCACAGCCTGTTGTCCTAAAACTGG TAGTGAGAAATGTCGTGTGGAGCTTCCCAATGGTCCTCTGGAGGAAATGTCTCCCACTGAGGAGGCCAA GCTCGACAGAAGTTCTGTGTCCTCTGAGCCAGCTGTCAATGGGCCAGCATGA
- the ppp6r3 gene encoding serine/threonine-protein phosphatase 6 regulatory subunit 3 isoform X10 has translation MFWKFDLHTTSHIDTLLEKEDVTLTEVMDEDDVLQECKAQNHKLVDFLLRPQCMEDLVTYITQEPCTDVEEKVKYKYPNISCELLTSDVSQINDRLGEDEKLLLKLYSFLQNEPPLNPLLASFFSKVLSILIGRKPEQIVDFLRKQEDFVDLMIKHIGTSAIMDLLLRMLTCIEPQQLRQDVLNWLNEEKVIQRLVEMIQPSQDEDRHSNASQSLCEIIRLSRDQMFQVQGSSEPDPLLATLEKQETVEQLLSNIFDKEKNESAIVSVIQILLTLFETRRPAFEGHVECPPGMSHPSFSVNHSILEAVRPRLKDFHQLLLEPPKKTMMKTTWGVLDPPVGNTRLNVVRLVASLLQSNTHSINAELINLNTLGVILDMYFKYIWNNFLHIQVEICTAMILAMPPAPTDTQPDTESERVRESILIKHLFQKCQFIQRILDAWSSNENEQAEGGRRRGYMGHLTRIANSIVHNCDKGPNGPQIQQLISELPAEDREKWEAFISGQLADTNKRNTVDLVNTHHIHSSSDDEVDFKDSGFHQDSSLQQFGFNDEEFADQDDVVDIPFDRISDINFSLNTNESANIALFEARCKEKIQQFEDAGSDEDDIWDEKDVTFAPEAQRRPSSGSTDSEESTDSEDDDAKRDPFETSNPSNDDRMEVDTGPVWTANFDDIPMDTGTSTAPTSNPNNPAASSPLSSTSPEAAWSSSPTATSNSETGWADFSNFTPVSPKDPLRCNSPVAMETSIETMDPLGVNAPMQPEDCDGWLGTSGAAPAATSPRDCGSSKTEEEVSCSEHRSITETVINGSMKETVSLTVDAKTETAVFKRVLKSYRDEEKIASSEKYSVVEYVESERAGINSSATACCPKTGSEKCRVELPNGPLEEMSPTEEAKLDRSSVSSEPAVNGPA, from the exons ATGTTTTGGAAATTTGACCTCCACACCACATCCCACATTGACACTCTGCTGGAGAAGGAGGATGTGACGCTTACAGAGGTCATGGATGAAGATGATGTCCTGCAGGAGTGCAAGGCCCAGAATCACAAACTTGTGGACTTCCTGCTGAGACCACAGTGTATGGAGGACCTGGTTACCTACATCACACAGGAACCCTGTACTGATGTTGAGGAGAAGGTGAAATACAA GTATCCCAACATATCATGTGAGCTGCTTACATCAGATGTGAGCCAGATCAATGACAGACTAGGAGAAGATGAAAAACTGCTGTTGAAATTGTACAGTTTCCTCCAAAATGAGCCACCCCTCAACCCCCTCCTGGCCAGCTTCTTCTCCAAAGTTCTTTCTATTCTTATAGGACGAAAGCCTGAACag atAGTTGATTTTCTGAGGAAGCAAGAAGACTTTGTAGATTTGATGATCAAACACATTGGGACCTCTGCAATCATGGACCTGCTGCTCAGAATGCTCACCTGCATCGAACCACAGCAGCTACGTCAAGATGTTCTTAAT TGGCTGAATGAGGAGAAAGTGATTCAGAGACTGGTGGAGATGATACAACCTTCTCAAGATGAAGAT AGACACTCCAATGCATCCCAGTCACTGTGTGAGATCAtcagactgagcagagaccaGATGTTTCAGGTCCAGGGCTCTTCAGAGCCTGATCCTCTTCTGGCCACACTTGAAAA GCAGGAGACAGTAGAGCAGCTACTTTCTAATATCTTCGACAAGGAAAAGAATGAGTCTGCAATTGTCAGCGTTATCCAGATTCTACTCACCTTGTTTGAGACGAGGAGACCAGC GTTTGAGGGTCACGTTGAGTGCCCCCCTGGGATGTCCCACCCATCTTTCTCAGTTAACCACAGCATCCTGGAGGCTGTAAGACCTAGACTCAAAGACTTTCACCAGCTGCTACTGGAACCTCCAAAG AAGACTATGATGAAGACAACATGGGGGGTTCTGGACCCTCCAGTGGGAAACACCAGGCTGAATGTGGTCAGACTGGTggccagtctgttgcagagcaacacacacagcatcaaTGCAGAACTAATTAACCTCAACACACTGGGAGTTATATTA GATATGTATTTCAAATACATCTGGAACAACTTCCTCCACATTCAGGTGGAAATCTGCACAGCCATGATACTGGCTATGCCTCCTGCCCCCACAGACACCCAACCAGACACAGAGTCGGAACGTGTGAGGGAAAGCATCCTTATTAAACAT CTGTTTCAAAAGTGCCAGTTTATACAGAGAATCCTCGATGCCTGGAGCTCCAATGAGAACGAACA GGCAGAAGGTGGTCGGCGACGAGGCTACATGGGTCACCTCACCAGAATAGCCAACTCTATAGTTCATAACTGTGACAAAGGCCCTAATGGACCGCAAATACAACAGCTCATCTCTG AGCTCCCAGCAGAGGATAGAGAGAAATGGGAAGCTTTTATTTCTGGGCAGCTGGCtgacacaaacaaaagaaacactgtCGACTTG GTAAATACACACCACATCCATTCTTCCAGTGATGATGAGGTGGACTTTAAAGACAGTGGTTTTCACCAAGACTCGTCTCTTCAACAA TTCGGCTTCAATGACGAAGAGTTTGCTGATCAGGACGATGTTGTGGA TATTCCCTTTGATAGAATATCAGACATCAATTTTTCACTGAATACAAATGAAAGT GCAAATATTGCTCTGTTTGAGGCACGCTGTAAGGAGAAAATCCAGCAGTTTGAAGATGCTGGTTCAGATGAAGATGATATCTGGGATGAAAAAGATGTCACCTTTGCCCCAGAGGCACAGAGACGCCCCAG TTCGGGCAGCACAGACAGTGAGGAGAGCACAGACTCCGAGGACGACGATGCGAAGAGGGATCCATTTGAAACTTCCAACCCCAGCAACGATGACAGAATGGAAGTTGACACAG gcCCAGTGtggacagcaaattttgatgaCATCCCCATGGACACAGGTACATCCACAGCTCCAACCTCCAACCCCAataatccagctgcatcctctCCCTTGTCCTCCACCTCTCCTGAAGCAGCATGGAGCTCCTCTCCTACTGCTACCTCAAACTCAGAAACGGGCTGGGCTGATTTCTCAAACTTCACTCCTGTCAG CCCCAAAGACCCTCTGAGGTGTAACTCCCCTGTTGCTATGGAAACCAGCATAGAGACGATGGACCCTTTAGGGGTTAACGCACCCATGCAGCCTGAAG ACTGTGATGGCTGGTTGGGCACAAGTGGGGCTGCTCCAGCTGCCACTTCACCAAGGGACTGTGGGAGCTCAAAGACGGAGGAGGAAGTATCTTGTTCTGAGCACCGCAGCATCACAGAGACGGTCATCAACGGCTCCATGAAAGAAACAGTCAGTCTCACTGTTGATGCCAAGACTGAGACCGCCGTTTTCAAGAG AGTGTTGAAATCTTATCG TGATGAAGAGAAGATTGCTTCTTCAGAGAAATACTCAGTAGTGGAGTATGTGGAGTCGGAGAGAGCGGGCATCAACAGCTCAGCCACAGCCTGTTGTCCTAAAACTGG TAGTGAGAAATGTCGTGTGGAGCTTCCCAATGGTCCTCTGGAGGAAATGTCTCCCACTGAGGAGGCCAA GCTCGACAGAAGTTCTGTGTCCTCTGAGCCAGCTGTCAATGGGCCAGCATGA
- the ppp6r3 gene encoding serine/threonine-protein phosphatase 6 regulatory subunit 3 isoform X2 encodes MFWKFDLHTTSHIDTLLEKEDVTLTEVMDEDDVLQECKAQNHKLVDFLLRPQCMEDLVTYITQEPCTDVEEKVKYKYPNISCELLTSDVSQINDRLGEDEKLLLKLYSFLQNEPPLNPLLASFFSKVLSILIGRKPEQIVDFLRKQEDFVDLMIKHIGTSAIMDLLLRMLTCIEPQQLRQDVLNWLNEEKVIQRLVEMIQPSQDEDRHSNASQSLCEIIRLSRDQMFQVQGSSEPDPLLATLEKQETVEQLLSNIFDKEKNESAIVSVIQILLTLFETRRPAFEGHVECPPGMSHPSFSVNHSILEAVRPRLKDFHQLLLEPPKKTMMKTTWGVLDPPVGNTRLNVVRLVASLLQSNTHSINAELINLNTLGVILDMYFKYIWNNFLHIQVEICTAMILAMPPAPTDTQPDTESERVRESILIKHLFQKCQFIQRILDAWSSNENEQAEGGRRRGYMGHLTRIANSIVHNCDKGPNGPQIQQLISELPAEDREKWEAFISGQLADTNKRNTVDLVNTHHIHSSSDDEVDFKDSGFHQDSSLQQAFSDYQMQQMTSNFIEQFGFNDEEFADQDDVVDIPFDRISDINFSLNTNESANIALFEARCKEKIQQFEDAGSDEDDIWDEKDVTFAPEAQRRPSSGSTDSEESTDSEDDDAKRDPFETSNPSNDDRMEVDTGPVWTANFDDIPMDTGTSTAPTSNPNNPAASSPLSSTSPEAAWSSSPTATSNSETGWADFSNFTPVSPKDPLRCNSPVAMETSIETMDPLGVNAPMQPEDCDGWLGTSGAAPAATSPRDCGSSKTEEEVSCSEHRSITETVINGSMKETVSLTVDAKTETAVFKRVLKSYRDEEKIASSEKYSVVEYVESERAGINSSATACCPKTGSEKCRVELPNGPLEEMSPTEEAKLDRSSVSSEPAVNGPA; translated from the exons ATGTTTTGGAAATTTGACCTCCACACCACATCCCACATTGACACTCTGCTGGAGAAGGAGGATGTGACGCTTACAGAGGTCATGGATGAAGATGATGTCCTGCAGGAGTGCAAGGCCCAGAATCACAAACTTGTGGACTTCCTGCTGAGACCACAGTGTATGGAGGACCTGGTTACCTACATCACACAGGAACCCTGTACTGATGTTGAGGAGAAGGTGAAATACAA GTATCCCAACATATCATGTGAGCTGCTTACATCAGATGTGAGCCAGATCAATGACAGACTAGGAGAAGATGAAAAACTGCTGTTGAAATTGTACAGTTTCCTCCAAAATGAGCCACCCCTCAACCCCCTCCTGGCCAGCTTCTTCTCCAAAGTTCTTTCTATTCTTATAGGACGAAAGCCTGAACag atAGTTGATTTTCTGAGGAAGCAAGAAGACTTTGTAGATTTGATGATCAAACACATTGGGACCTCTGCAATCATGGACCTGCTGCTCAGAATGCTCACCTGCATCGAACCACAGCAGCTACGTCAAGATGTTCTTAAT TGGCTGAATGAGGAGAAAGTGATTCAGAGACTGGTGGAGATGATACAACCTTCTCAAGATGAAGAT AGACACTCCAATGCATCCCAGTCACTGTGTGAGATCAtcagactgagcagagaccaGATGTTTCAGGTCCAGGGCTCTTCAGAGCCTGATCCTCTTCTGGCCACACTTGAAAA GCAGGAGACAGTAGAGCAGCTACTTTCTAATATCTTCGACAAGGAAAAGAATGAGTCTGCAATTGTCAGCGTTATCCAGATTCTACTCACCTTGTTTGAGACGAGGAGACCAGC GTTTGAGGGTCACGTTGAGTGCCCCCCTGGGATGTCCCACCCATCTTTCTCAGTTAACCACAGCATCCTGGAGGCTGTAAGACCTAGACTCAAAGACTTTCACCAGCTGCTACTGGAACCTCCAAAG AAGACTATGATGAAGACAACATGGGGGGTTCTGGACCCTCCAGTGGGAAACACCAGGCTGAATGTGGTCAGACTGGTggccagtctgttgcagagcaacacacacagcatcaaTGCAGAACTAATTAACCTCAACACACTGGGAGTTATATTA GATATGTATTTCAAATACATCTGGAACAACTTCCTCCACATTCAGGTGGAAATCTGCACAGCCATGATACTGGCTATGCCTCCTGCCCCCACAGACACCCAACCAGACACAGAGTCGGAACGTGTGAGGGAAAGCATCCTTATTAAACAT CTGTTTCAAAAGTGCCAGTTTATACAGAGAATCCTCGATGCCTGGAGCTCCAATGAGAACGAACA GGCAGAAGGTGGTCGGCGACGAGGCTACATGGGTCACCTCACCAGAATAGCCAACTCTATAGTTCATAACTGTGACAAAGGCCCTAATGGACCGCAAATACAACAGCTCATCTCTG AGCTCCCAGCAGAGGATAGAGAGAAATGGGAAGCTTTTATTTCTGGGCAGCTGGCtgacacaaacaaaagaaacactgtCGACTTG GTAAATACACACCACATCCATTCTTCCAGTGATGATGAGGTGGACTTTAAAGACAGTGGTTTTCACCAAGACTCGTCTCTTCAACAA GCCTTTTCTGATTATCAGATGCAACAAATGACGTCCAATTTTATTGAGCAGTTCGGCTTCAATGACGAAGAGTTTGCTGATCAGGACGATGTTGTGGA TATTCCCTTTGATAGAATATCAGACATCAATTTTTCACTGAATACAAATGAAAGT GCAAATATTGCTCTGTTTGAGGCACGCTGTAAGGAGAAAATCCAGCAGTTTGAAGATGCTGGTTCAGATGAAGATGATATCTGGGATGAAAAAGATGTCACCTTTGCCCCAGAGGCACAGAGACGCCCCAG TTCGGGCAGCACAGACAGTGAGGAGAGCACAGACTCCGAGGACGACGATGCGAAGAGGGATCCATTTGAAACTTCCAACCCCAGCAACGATGACAGAATGGAAGTTGACACAG gcCCAGTGtggacagcaaattttgatgaCATCCCCATGGACACAGGTACATCCACAGCTCCAACCTCCAACCCCAataatccagctgcatcctctCCCTTGTCCTCCACCTCTCCTGAAGCAGCATGGAGCTCCTCTCCTACTGCTACCTCAAACTCAGAAACGGGCTGGGCTGATTTCTCAAACTTCACTCCTGTCAG CCCCAAAGACCCTCTGAGGTGTAACTCCCCTGTTGCTATGGAAACCAGCATAGAGACGATGGACCCTTTAGGGGTTAACGCACCCATGCAGCCTGAAG ACTGTGATGGCTGGTTGGGCACAAGTGGGGCTGCTCCAGCTGCCACTTCACCAAGGGACTGTGGGAGCTCAAAGACGGAGGAGGAAGTATCTTGTTCTGAGCACCGCAGCATCACAGAGACGGTCATCAACGGCTCCATGAAAGAAACAGTCAGTCTCACTGTTGATGCCAAGACTGAGACCGCCGTTTTCAAGAG AGTGTTGAAATCTTATCG TGATGAAGAGAAGATTGCTTCTTCAGAGAAATACTCAGTAGTGGAGTATGTGGAGTCGGAGAGAGCGGGCATCAACAGCTCAGCCACAGCCTGTTGTCCTAAAACTGG TAGTGAGAAATGTCGTGTGGAGCTTCCCAATGGTCCTCTGGAGGAAATGTCTCCCACTGAGGAGGCCAA GCTCGACAGAAGTTCTGTGTCCTCTGAGCCAGCTGTCAATGGGCCAGCATGA
- the ppp6r3 gene encoding serine/threonine-protein phosphatase 6 regulatory subunit 3 isoform X11, which produces MFWKFDLHTTSHIDTLLEKEDVTLTEVMDEDDVLQECKAQNHKLVDFLLRPQCMEDLVTYITQEPCTDVEEKVKYKYPNISCELLTSDVSQINDRLGEDEKLLLKLYSFLQNEPPLNPLLASFFSKVLSILIGRKPEQIVDFLRKQEDFVDLMIKHIGTSAIMDLLLRMLTCIEPQQLRQDVLNWLNEEKVIQRLVEMIQPSQDEDRHSNASQSLCEIIRLSRDQMFQVQGSSEPDPLLATLEKQETVEQLLSNIFDKEKNESAIVSVIQILLTLFETRRPAFEGHVECPPGMSHPSFSVNHSILEAVRPRLKDFHQLLLEPPKKTMMKTTWGVLDPPVGNTRLNVVRLVASLLQSNTHSINAELINLNTLGVILDMYFKYIWNNFLHIQVEICTAMILAMPPAPTDTQPDTESERVRESILIKHLFQKCQFIQRILDAWSSNENEQAEGGRRRGYMGHLTRIANSIVHNCDKGPNGPQIQQLISELPAEDREKWEAFISGQLADTNKRNTVDLVNTHHIHSSSDDEVDFKDSGFHQDSSLQQFGFNDEEFADQDDVVDIPFDRISDINFSLNTNESANIALFEARCKEKIQQFEDAGSDEDDIWDEKDVTFAPEAQRRPRSSGSTDSEESTDSEDDDAKRDPFETSNPSNDDRMEVDTGPVWTANFDDIPMDTGTSTAPTSNPNNPAASSPLSSTSPEAAWSSSPTATSNSETGWADFSNFTPVSPKDPLRCNSPVAMETSIETMDPLGVNAPMQPEDCDGWLGTSGAAPAATSPRDCGSSKTEEEVSCSEHRSITETVINGSMKETVSLTVDAKTETAVFKSDEEKIASSEKYSVVEYVESERAGINSSATACCPKTGSEKCRVELPNGPLEEMSPTEEAKLDRSSVSSEPAVNGPA; this is translated from the exons ATGTTTTGGAAATTTGACCTCCACACCACATCCCACATTGACACTCTGCTGGAGAAGGAGGATGTGACGCTTACAGAGGTCATGGATGAAGATGATGTCCTGCAGGAGTGCAAGGCCCAGAATCACAAACTTGTGGACTTCCTGCTGAGACCACAGTGTATGGAGGACCTGGTTACCTACATCACACAGGAACCCTGTACTGATGTTGAGGAGAAGGTGAAATACAA GTATCCCAACATATCATGTGAGCTGCTTACATCAGATGTGAGCCAGATCAATGACAGACTAGGAGAAGATGAAAAACTGCTGTTGAAATTGTACAGTTTCCTCCAAAATGAGCCACCCCTCAACCCCCTCCTGGCCAGCTTCTTCTCCAAAGTTCTTTCTATTCTTATAGGACGAAAGCCTGAACag atAGTTGATTTTCTGAGGAAGCAAGAAGACTTTGTAGATTTGATGATCAAACACATTGGGACCTCTGCAATCATGGACCTGCTGCTCAGAATGCTCACCTGCATCGAACCACAGCAGCTACGTCAAGATGTTCTTAAT TGGCTGAATGAGGAGAAAGTGATTCAGAGACTGGTGGAGATGATACAACCTTCTCAAGATGAAGAT AGACACTCCAATGCATCCCAGTCACTGTGTGAGATCAtcagactgagcagagaccaGATGTTTCAGGTCCAGGGCTCTTCAGAGCCTGATCCTCTTCTGGCCACACTTGAAAA GCAGGAGACAGTAGAGCAGCTACTTTCTAATATCTTCGACAAGGAAAAGAATGAGTCTGCAATTGTCAGCGTTATCCAGATTCTACTCACCTTGTTTGAGACGAGGAGACCAGC GTTTGAGGGTCACGTTGAGTGCCCCCCTGGGATGTCCCACCCATCTTTCTCAGTTAACCACAGCATCCTGGAGGCTGTAAGACCTAGACTCAAAGACTTTCACCAGCTGCTACTGGAACCTCCAAAG AAGACTATGATGAAGACAACATGGGGGGTTCTGGACCCTCCAGTGGGAAACACCAGGCTGAATGTGGTCAGACTGGTggccagtctgttgcagagcaacacacacagcatcaaTGCAGAACTAATTAACCTCAACACACTGGGAGTTATATTA GATATGTATTTCAAATACATCTGGAACAACTTCCTCCACATTCAGGTGGAAATCTGCACAGCCATGATACTGGCTATGCCTCCTGCCCCCACAGACACCCAACCAGACACAGAGTCGGAACGTGTGAGGGAAAGCATCCTTATTAAACAT CTGTTTCAAAAGTGCCAGTTTATACAGAGAATCCTCGATGCCTGGAGCTCCAATGAGAACGAACA GGCAGAAGGTGGTCGGCGACGAGGCTACATGGGTCACCTCACCAGAATAGCCAACTCTATAGTTCATAACTGTGACAAAGGCCCTAATGGACCGCAAATACAACAGCTCATCTCTG AGCTCCCAGCAGAGGATAGAGAGAAATGGGAAGCTTTTATTTCTGGGCAGCTGGCtgacacaaacaaaagaaacactgtCGACTTG GTAAATACACACCACATCCATTCTTCCAGTGATGATGAGGTGGACTTTAAAGACAGTGGTTTTCACCAAGACTCGTCTCTTCAACAA TTCGGCTTCAATGACGAAGAGTTTGCTGATCAGGACGATGTTGTGGA TATTCCCTTTGATAGAATATCAGACATCAATTTTTCACTGAATACAAATGAAAGT GCAAATATTGCTCTGTTTGAGGCACGCTGTAAGGAGAAAATCCAGCAGTTTGAAGATGCTGGTTCAGATGAAGATGATATCTGGGATGAAAAAGATGTCACCTTTGCCCCAGAGGCACAGAGACGCCCCAG AAGTTCGGGCAGCACAGACAGTGAGGAGAGCACAGACTCCGAGGACGACGATGCGAAGAGGGATCCATTTGAAACTTCCAACCCCAGCAACGATGACAGAATGGAAGTTGACACAG gcCCAGTGtggacagcaaattttgatgaCATCCCCATGGACACAGGTACATCCACAGCTCCAACCTCCAACCCCAataatccagctgcatcctctCCCTTGTCCTCCACCTCTCCTGAAGCAGCATGGAGCTCCTCTCCTACTGCTACCTCAAACTCAGAAACGGGCTGGGCTGATTTCTCAAACTTCACTCCTGTCAG CCCCAAAGACCCTCTGAGGTGTAACTCCCCTGTTGCTATGGAAACCAGCATAGAGACGATGGACCCTTTAGGGGTTAACGCACCCATGCAGCCTGAAG ACTGTGATGGCTGGTTGGGCACAAGTGGGGCTGCTCCAGCTGCCACTTCACCAAGGGACTGTGGGAGCTCAAAGACGGAGGAGGAAGTATCTTGTTCTGAGCACCGCAGCATCACAGAGACGGTCATCAACGGCTCCATGAAAGAAACAGTCAGTCTCACTGTTGATGCCAAGACTGAGACCGCCGTTTTCAAGAG TGATGAAGAGAAGATTGCTTCTTCAGAGAAATACTCAGTAGTGGAGTATGTGGAGTCGGAGAGAGCGGGCATCAACAGCTCAGCCACAGCCTGTTGTCCTAAAACTGG TAGTGAGAAATGTCGTGTGGAGCTTCCCAATGGTCCTCTGGAGGAAATGTCTCCCACTGAGGAGGCCAA GCTCGACAGAAGTTCTGTGTCCTCTGAGCCAGCTGTCAATGGGCCAGCATGA